The sequence below is a genomic window from Humulus lupulus chromosome 3, drHumLupu1.1, whole genome shotgun sequence.
aacGAGTCCCTAGCCCctcaaatcaacattttaatCCCCCAAATAGTTCACCCAATAGCTTAGCAACAATAAAACGACAACAAATACCCAAAATCCCCATAGGAACTCATAATCAaagtcttgagtttgtaaaactcaagaacaccaagaacatagAATAAACTCaggaattcaaagcttaaattacctctgattacgttgtttctcgctaaatcctttggctaataagcttctaaccttccctagaatcgctatgcctcgatcctcgctttaATCCaactcctaaaactcaagtttccttcgaaaatgctaacagtGTAAAAAATGGAacaggagagagaacgttctgaacgttctttttatgtttctgacaggttacttcaagcttcaCAGAGTAGAAAAaaaaagctacgctaatcctaagcgtagggacgtggagttctaggtcggggaccacgtatttctgcgagtttcgCCGTTGCGGGGGGTAAGGAGGTttaggaaaaagggcaagttgagcccaagattcgtaggaccttttgagatcctggagaggatcaggcagatagcttacagattggctctgccatcgtcattatcaggggttcaccacgtattccacatctcaatgctttggaagtacgtctcatatacgacccatgtattgggatgtGAGTATCTGGAGCTACAGACCGATTTgtcgtatgaggagcgaccagttcagatcctagacagGAATGATAAGGTTTTGAgtaacaagatgattcctctagttaaagtcttatggaggaataacaaggttgaggaagcgacttaGGAGCTAGAGTCGGCTATGCGGggtcagtatcctgagttattcaggtaaatttcgaggaagaaattttcagtaggaggggatagttgtaacgtcccaaaaatgctaatagggtttagtgccttgattagcgtgtcgggatgcataattggatatatgtgtgattaattgattaaatgcgtgactacgtggcatgcatgatttatatgataatatgaatatatatatttatgtttaccgagttttaaaaaaaactagaaatatattaagaaataagagcTGGAAAGAAAGGATAAAAGACGAACAAAcatagtttttacgtggttggggcattaacgagccttagtccatgagtctattgtattagattttagggagcttttgacaatggagttttctgcaagttttagcagagtaattgcttacaagagaaaatctaagatccctgctacagtgcacaacttgctctatttataggcagtcaagtgcACTGTgcttgggctggactaatccggacccaatagggatgtaatcacggTTTACTCACTAGtggagtcataatacaaagaactttatataataaaatgtagtaatctgggcccattgggatAGCTTAGacatggccaagccttacagctgcctGTTGTACGTTAGTTCggactggtccgcgtgggcttctaaggagatcctggggacatgatctgtcagagtagtggcagtactgtttcctaggaacaatgTACGCTCCGTGCGTACCctattctgcaggttagttgaggataCCAACTTCTGGATATATTTGGGGACATGTCAGCATCAGGGAAGATCAGGGTTGCCCTATCCAGACGTACAGTCCGGGTTCGTTTAATAATGTCTCGGTTTACTTACTAGGGTCTTGGTTCGTTCATCGAGACTTGGGTTCATTCGCTAAGACGGACATTGTGACACTGAATATCTCCCTGGACTCCCAATAAGGTCTATCTCCCTCAACTAGTTAGTCTGTCACCTTATTGCCAACCTGGAGGACACAGGTAGGTTGGGACCGGGAAGATGAGTCGAACCTGCATCTTAGTCCTGGTTCCTTCATTATGCTAGCACCCATCAAAGGTTGTTGGGTTCGAGGATGATTGGGCTATCAAGATGGGCCTGGACCTCTTTAGGAGGCCCCCCGGACCCACTAGGTCATGCCACGTGTTACgggtggaaaacagggataacaatttatatgcatgtgttatgtgtattaaacatgcatgtgggcccgttcttgtttataagggcatatttgtaattttgacccattgagggcataaatgtgattatatgtgttaaatggttggagccacattattatgtggatatatttgcagtatttggCTGGAGACGATCCTAGTGAATGGATTAACGGAATAATCACAAcgaggtttaatacccagctcggggtgatcCTAGGGGTATTCTAGGAACTTAGTGAATATTTGGGGATTTAGCGTGTAACGGGTAAGTAtgtggtaattagttgggcaagTTGGGATCAACTAGGAATTTgtaggacgactcgaggaattagcgggaaacggggCAAATGACTCTTTTGCCCTTAAGGGAAACAAAAGGGCTGAGTTAtccttaggggtattttggtctttggGTTAAAGGATATACTCATATGAGACTCTAGGAAATAACCAGAACATCAGAAActttctcaaactctctctctctctctcttgctctcaCGTTCTCCCTCTCCGTCTTTTGTGCCTTGGAAGTTTTGAAATTGTTGAAGGAAAAGCctgggaattgagctgggaaaatCTAGGGCAATTGAGCTAGGAGCAGTAAAGGAATTGTTGAGGATTAAAGCTATTAACTGAGGTAAGATTTCAGATTCTAATCTGTTGAATTTATAGCTGGGTTTTGAGCATGTTTAAGGATACTTGAGGGAGTGTTTGAATTTGGGATTTAAGGAAGATTGAACTAATGTTTTAGGCTATTGATGTTGTTTGTAAGGTAATACCAAGATTTTTGGACCTAATATTGGGTTGGGTATATGTTTAAAGTTGAATTATGAGGCTTTGAGTTAGGGAAAAATGCAGAAGAGGCTGGGGTTTTAGGGTTCgcgggggcgcaccgcgacccgcGTGACATAAAAGGCCCTAAGGGGCTTGTTGTTTCATGGGCGCGTCACGGCCCGCCTACCTCAGGGTTTAGGGTtggcgcctctgacttgagggcGCGCTGCAACCCTTACGGCTAGGTCGTGACTCGCCTAGGCAACCTTAGCCAAAtttggtttttaggctcggggactttaacctaggcgctcgggacgaattctactacctggtttagtaggattcgaggtccaaGAGGCTAGTATTTAATTACAAAGCATTTGATTAGATTAGAAtttaatagttatccattgtcgcttgtgactagggttatcgttaaggctcgagattgaggattgtgctcgggatcgcttcaCATCCTCTGCTCAGGACTcaaggttagaaaactgcacctgagttGTGAATTGGGCTGAGATCCCGTGTAAATGAATATGTGTGAGATCATAAATGTGTTGTGATTggaaatatctggataggcagGTTAGTACGTGCCGCTTTTGATTGCGTGCTTCACAACTTATATGTATGTTATGTTTGATGTGAAAGTTCAACTTAAGGGAGCCGAAGTTGATGTTATGCGTACTGAATGCAGCTCGACATAAGCaagtcggggtcagctaaataactagagggctcggcctaagggcgccgacacctaattaattgtattaagattgatttatatgtttgtattaaactatTATTGTTGCCTAGTTTAGCACTTGTATTCTGCTGTTAAATGAACGGTTTGATCTAAAAGTTTACTATACACACtttgttgttatctatgcttgttgaatttggttttcttgccgagctttggctcatgggtgctacgtggtacaagTAAAGATaaggaaaagttggaccagccatgagtttgagagctttgggggcgaggtgtacattggcagctgctcgaccaccacgtccgagggatttacagggactagGGCCacaatttgtattttgccatttaggctGGTTGCAGGTatattaacttttgagggttgtaaccaccttgtaaacattatttttgggatcctgtgtatcaaactcttattttaatgaaagtcaaccattttgcgatcaaaatcttttaaccctaacctgttagttgactttagattcacgtttatgttcaaacgacttgattagcaagtcttgcactattttaaacacacagtgtagttgtcttggttatccaaggcgttacaacttggttatccaaagttaagcgtgcttgacctagagtagtctcatgatgggtgacctcctgggaagttttcccaggaagcgtgcgagtgaggacaaagtatgttggaaagactcgtgttgttttgtagggccagtcgtcattccaggaagcagccttAATGACATAGGACATTACAGAAGCGACCTCGACAAGCCTTGATAGAATTCGACAAAActcgatgcaattcatagaaagtgcataacttttcactcgggtgtccattttgggtgattttttttttacatgggTATTTTTTTTGATATCTACACGTCTATGATGTGTACACACACGTTTGGGATGTTTAAAGATTAAAAACATaccaaactttgaaaatatagggGCATTGTTTTTAACTTTGGGGTGTTTtcaatctttgaactttccaagAGTGTGTGTACACATCATAGatgtgtagatctaaaaaaatacccaaattaaaaaaaaaattacccaaaACGGACATCCTAGTGAGAAATTATGCACTTTTTATGAATTGCATCGAGTTCTATCAAGGCCTGTCGAGGCAGATgacttttttaatgaaaaacatgatttttaagggcccatcgaGCTGAGCATCGAGGtatatcgatatatatatatatatatcaagttTTCTACAAATTTTTACATTTTAGATCTAAAAAATTGTAAacaaattgcaaaaaaaaaaaaaacaaaatcaaacacATACTTGTTAGAAGTGCATATATTAGTGTTTTAACTAAACTTTTTACTTAGTTTAAGCTTTGAATCATTAAAGACAAATgatattaggaaaaaaaaaaaacaaagagcaAAAAGATGGCAAGCGAGCTTCCATGATGTTCGTGGGTCGATGTGTGGTCTTTAATTCTGAAAGAAATAGAGATGGGTGTTGTGTGATTGTGCTATGAAAGTGTCTGAGAttgagaaaaagagagagagaaaatagagTTTCGTGAGGTGAGAAGAAAGTTAGAAAATCTGTTAGAAGTATTTTCGGTAATTCGGCAAAATTTAGCATCAATTTTACATGATGCCAAAATTGGGAGTGCTTTATATTTAAGTCCCTCATTATGCATAATATCTCAAATTTCcttataataattataaatcCGTGTATTCTTATgtgttagtatatatatttttttgttttaagttaGTAATGAATATAAAATTCAATATCTGGTACTAAAAGTCTAAAACTTGATGAgtgaaaaataatacgaaaaagaTAAGGTATTAttgtaattaatttataaaacttGTATTAGGATGAAATTTTCCCTGTACCAGAGATCCGAAGTTTCGATGGTGAATTTGGGCTAAGTCCCACTTATTCGGCCCAAAACCAACTAAAATGATCTCCCGCCCTTTTCACTTGCTTTGCGCGGGAACAATAAGAACAGAATGAGAAGGGCGAAAATCAGATCAGTATTGTTTTCATTTCTCAGTTCACACTTTTTCACCGCtttcagaagaagaagaaaattatgCAGACCGTTCGATCTCAACGGAAACCCTCGGTGAACGATGTCGTTTCTACTCTCCCTCTTTACCGTTCGGCTCCCGCACTTGAAGTCAGGCTCGAAGATTTCGAGCTTTTCGCCATGGATCGCCTTCGAGGTAAATCTCGCTTCTCCCCTTCACTTATTCATATTCGTGAAAGAGTCTGTGAGAAATGAAATTCCATCTTAATTGGAAtctattaagaaaaaaaatagaatagttAGTCTCTGATTTGAATTTCAGTTCAAAACTTATACACTTTGAAATTTGCTTGTTTCAGTGCTTAAAGGAATTTCTGATGGATTGTCTAGAGGAAAGAGACCCGAAGAAATGGTGAAATtggtaaaagaaaagaaaagaaaaaaacgtAATTTTTGGTGTAGTTATCTTCTGGTTGTTTCATTTTGGGCTTTTTTACAGGAAGACGAACTGTGGAGGGCAAATATGAGGCATCCACAGCCATCTGAAAATATGAACAAGGATATTATATCCCACTTTGTTCTCCGTCTTGTGTATTGCAGAACGTGAGTTTTTTTGGTTTGGTTCTGCAATTTGTTTCTGGAACTTATGTTGCTCTGAAAAATTTATCTGATTCTTTTACTTCTTTATTAAGGGAGGACTTGAGAAAATGGTTTCTTTCTATGGAGACTACTCTATTTCGTTATCGTTTTGGCAAGAAAAATGCTGAAGTTCAGGTAGGATCTGGTTATCATGTGCAGTACTTTATTTTGTACTCTTGTCATATACCGATGACTTAAATATTGTGCTACTCAATTTTGCAGAGGGCTCTCATGGCAGAATTTGCCCTTTCATACAAGGCAGTTAGCAATTCAGAATTTGAGGTAGCTATAACTACATTACAGTCTTCACAGTTATATCACTTGTAATTATAAATTTGTATGAAGTTCAAGCAATTTAGTCATTCTTCTACAAGAAATTatacatttctttgtttttaAGTTTCAGATACTTACTTTAGTTGCACTGGTTCTTCTCTACAGAGTGTAAAAGATAAGTTGGTCCAAGTTGCACGTTCCATTGGTCAGAAGGATTTACCAACTGGTAGGTGCAGATGATTCATTGAATTTTACTAGGCCATCCTCTAGATAAATTGTTAATTTCTTTCCCGTTCCTATTTATGATCTACCGCTTAAGTTAAACAATTTAGTCACTGAAATGTAATTCACTTCGTGCCTGTAAGTTGAGTCAGTGTAGAAAAATTTATTCTTTGAGCCAGTAGTTGAGCCACCTAAAGATTTTGCTTAGGTAGAAGGGTGAGTTGAGTCTAGAGGTTCCCCTCTCGCAAGAAAAGTACCAAGCTGTTCATCCAATTTTTTGCCTAAAGCTAACACTCCTCTTCTTCACCTATGTATACTATCAATAGAATGCAACAAAAGCCCATCTGACTAACTGAAACAAAACCAATCAAAACTGCTTAACTATTCCTTATGTCCAGGTGTCATATCAGTTTCCCTTAGAATTTACATTTACGATTGTTGATTTCAATAATGTTTTCATCAAAAAGTTTCACTGTAGCAACacttattcaattttttttttcgttATAACTTATACCTAATTAAACTTCCCATTTTCTTCCCTGTCTTTTGCAGCTGATACGATATTCTATAAGGTATATTTATCCTTTTGGTTCAACTTTCATCTCATGACACAATTAATGCAATTAGATGATTCTACACTTTGTCTGTGTTGCTTATTGGAGAAGCAAGATTCTAAAAAATTGCCATTATAAACAAAAGCTGAAACCAATTCTTTCCTATTCATCGGTAGGTTTGTCTCTAGATTCTGTATGGCTAGAAGATAGCTTGTTCTAGTTATTAGTTTGTTAATTTATGATTCAGGCTTTTAATACTTGTTGGTATCATTCTTAATGTTTAAATGGTTATACTGGAAAGGAACTTCTCCTCCTTAAAGTTCAGTTTAATCTATTTTCTCATGTTGGTTGTTCTTATTACTGTTTTCACCCCTCTTGATTCTTTGAATGAAGGTACCTTTTGAAGAAGTTTCAGAACTTGTAGCTACTCGTAGAGTGTTCATCCACAAGGGGCATGCTTATATAGCTGCCAATCAGGTTGACGTCTATACTTGCTATTTGCTTATATTTTTCAATATTATAAACTAAATCTTatgtgttttattttcttttattgccTCCTGGTAGGTGGTTTCCCTTGTTGCCACGCAATTTCGTAGTCATTTATCCAAGGCACTCATTTGGACAAACAGGTAATTTTAAGGCTATTAAAAATTCGTAACATTTTGATAATTTTATATTCGGAAGAGCTTTACTGTTTTGTTTTTCATCAGTATTGGAACACAACCATACTGAGATTCTTTTGTATTTTAGAATTGTTTAAACATATGAATCATCGAGATTTAGACTTTCACTTTCTGCATGCAGAAAATGGACATCTACAATAAGAGAACAAGAGAATGATCGCTTATCACCTGTAAGTATTTGATTGTGAAATTTTTAAGTCAAAGCAGCAGTTAGTGATGATTGGCAATTTCTTGGTGCTCTTTAGATTGTGGAAGCGCTAAGCACAAGTTACCTGGGTCCTGACTATTCTCAGGTATGTCATCTGAACAAATAAACTTATCAAATATCATTAAGTCAGACATGGTATTTATTGATGGTCTGTTTTTGTGTACTGCTTTTGTAGCCGAAAGGGTTTAGTGAGATTTCAGTAAATGACATCGAGGAGTTGGCGAAGAGTTCATTTCCTTTGTGTATGCGACATCTATTTGACAAGGTAAGAGAGCACATTATGGTGCTAATCACTTTCTGCTCTCATTTCATGTCATTTTCTTTCTTCTTAATACctttttttaacaatttattgTAAAACTTTTTTATAATGCATCTATCACATGCAGCTGAGGGAGGATCATCATTTGAAGCATGGAGGGAGAATGCAATTAGGCCTCTTTCTCAAGGTTGTGTCTTGTATACAAGGATTTTTGAGCTTTTGTATTTGTATAAAATAGCATTTGTACAAGAATAGGATTTTAGATGCATGTGACTGTAAATCTGTTTGATGCATTTCATGCCGGACATGCCGCTGCAGACAAGATCTTTTGGCATCATTGCCCATGGTACAGGCTGGGTTAATTTTGGCATACCAAGTTATCTATGGAAAACTGCAATTAgacagcttatatttatactgGCATGGTTTTTGTCAAATATGTTTACAGAAGTTGTTCTTTACATGCACTGTTGATGGCATCATGAAATTGTATATTCGTTTACTGTTTACTTACCGTTTGCTTGACCCTCCCTGCACAGGGTGTTGGCTTGAAGCTAGATGATGCACTTTCGTTTTGGAAAGCTGAGTTCTCTCAAAAGGTGAGGTGGTACCTTGACTACAATGGATTGTAGATATTATCAGTATAATTTATTCAATTATGCTAATGGTATCTCTATTTTCTATTAAACTTGTCTCTACTTTGATGGTTGTTATAAATCCTTGTTTATGGAGCTTCTGATCTGTCACAGTTTAGAAACACAATAACGATTTTGATTTTTCTTATTTGAAGAATTACACATTATCTCATGAATCTGGGATATTTATATTTACATACGAATTTGTTGGGTATTTTTTCTATTTGAGATTTTGTTCTTATTGCTTAATTGTTTTCCGTAGGTTGGTTCGGAGAGGTTTGACAAAGAATATGCATATGGCATACGCCATAATTATGGAAGAGAAGGGAAAAGAACGGTAGGATATCAAACTTATCACTTCTCTAAGAGTTTCTTTATTTCGTTGTCAGTTTAGAAGAGAAGAAACATAGAAAATTCCATCTATGCTTGTAAGTATAACTGCTAGAGATGACCCCTTAATTAGGCTAAGAAGAACATGAGTTTCTTTTTGAAATAAATTATACATACCAAGAAACCGACTGCATAAAGTAGTACTGGTCTAAAAAGTCCAGAAGCTGTTATTTTCAACACTCTATATTTTGATTATGTTTATCAAAATTGTTATTTTGAATATTGTAGGACTATACACCTTATTCATGTCAAAAAGTCATCTCATCAACTCCGGGTGTAGGAGACCATCATGGGTGCCCTTATCGACATTTCAGGTCATCATAACTCTTCCACTCACTCTAATTTTGGACTAAAAAAGATGAAGGTTTAATAAACTTGCCTTTGTTAGGTTGGATTGAACTTATGCTTTTAACAAAAACTGTAATTttgttactaatatatatatatacatatatttttatatccGGATTTGTTTGAAAACTGAGGTTTTAGCTCTTTTAAACAAAGTTACAGTTTAAGATATCATGCTTGATTACAGTAACCAGTCTTTAATCATGATGCCTGCCAAAAAAAGTTGTAGTCTTCACCTATGCATGGATTTGTGTTGCTAAACTCTTTATCTGCTCGTTGATTTTGTGGCAGTGAGGAGAATCTTAGAGCTGCTCTTAGTAAAATGGGAGTAAACAGCAGGGCAATGGAAGATGTAATGGACAAAGTGCAAAATAGACACTATCAGGTCTCAAAAGATTTCATGTGCATATAAATTGCTTCCAGGTGTTCTGTTTTTCTTCTAACATAGGGTTGATGTTTACCAACTTATTTAATTAGTTGGCATGCACCTTGACGTTTGAAGCTGTTCATGGCGCATCATGTGATTCCGGGATTAACCATCCAAATCAATACTTTAGCGACAGCCAAAAGATCCTGCAATCAAAGGTAGGCATGTTCTACTTAATTTTTTTTCACTTAAAATGTTTATAGGATGTGTGATTGCGCTTCCACCAATATTCTGACAAGAATCTCTACTTAAAATTTTCACTTCAAATGTCATAGCTCTGCATATATTCGATTACTTTTGTTGCATGAATTACCACATTTTGCATCTGTGTATCAATTGTGAGTTTCTGTTTTGCAG
It includes:
- the LOC133822454 gene encoding probable DNA primase large subunit: MQTVRSQRKPSVNDVVSTLPLYRSAPALEVRLEDFELFAMDRLRVLKGISDGLSRGKRPEEMVKLEDELWRANMRHPQPSENMNKDIISHFVLRLVYCRTEDLRKWFLSMETTLFRYRFGKKNAEVQRALMAEFALSYKAVSNSEFESVKDKLVQVARSIGQKDLPTADTIFYKVPFEEVSELVATRRVFIHKGHAYIAANQVVSLVATQFRSHLSKALIWTNRKWTSTIREQENDRLSPIVEALSTSYLGPDYSQPKGFSEISVNDIEELAKSSFPLCMRHLFDKLREDHHLKHGGRMQLGLFLKGVGLKLDDALSFWKAEFSQKVGSERFDKEYAYGIRHNYGREGKRTDYTPYSCQKVISSTPGVGDHHGCPYRHFSEENLRAALSKMGVNSRAMEDVMDKVQNRHYQLACTLTFEAVHGASCDSGINHPNQYFSDSQKILQSKNPSTAA